One Chryseobacterium indoltheticum DNA segment encodes these proteins:
- a CDS encoding SGNH/GDSL hydrolase family protein — translation MKKIIISTIAVSALLFTVSCNTDFDTDVEDIVVTKGEADFSNYVALGNSLTSGYRDGTLYSDGQNESYPSMLAMQMKLAGGGAFKQPLMPNNVGGFTNLPGFPGKLVLKMVNGALAPVASPAAAALDNVAAGRPYNNMGVPGAKSFHLVAPNYGSAAGLLTGTANPYFVRFASSATTSVLADAMVQKPTFFSLWIGNNDVLSYATNGGTNSQTTGGVTTYTAATVQNGNTNPATYRSNDISDANVVAGSIKGVLDGLKSVGSTKGIIANIPDVTNIPFFTRVPYNAIPLDAAKAQSLNTQLYGPLKAALTAFGQGDRINPVVAGNNPVLIIDNKLANLSAQLTAALTAGGVPASQAAFIGNAFGRARQAKPGELMLLTSSSLLGLDATTNQAATPSSVFIYGASFPIGDQYSLTTDEVKNISTAVKAYNTSIRAMADSYGLAFVDMNAKMTELNSKSGISWNGVRYTATFVTGGTFSLDGVHLTGRGYAVVANEFIKSINKKYNSTLPQVDPNKYSGVTFP, via the coding sequence ATGAAAAAAATAATAATATCTACAATAGCTGTTTCGGCACTTCTTTTTACAGTAAGTTGTAATACAGATTTTGATACTGATGTAGAAGACATCGTTGTAACGAAAGGCGAAGCAGATTTCTCTAATTATGTTGCCTTGGGAAATTCCCTTACGTCTGGTTATAGAGATGGGACACTTTACAGTGATGGTCAGAACGAATCTTATCCTAGTATGCTTGCAATGCAAATGAAACTTGCAGGTGGCGGAGCATTTAAACAGCCATTGATGCCTAATAATGTTGGAGGATTTACAAACTTACCAGGTTTTCCGGGAAAACTCGTTTTAAAAATGGTTAATGGAGCTTTAGCTCCTGTTGCTTCTCCTGCCGCTGCTGCTTTAGATAATGTGGCTGCCGGTAGACCGTATAATAATATGGGAGTTCCGGGCGCAAAATCTTTCCATCTTGTAGCTCCAAATTACGGAAGTGCTGCAGGCTTGCTTACAGGAACTGCAAATCCTTACTTTGTAAGATTTGCTTCTTCAGCAACGACAAGTGTTCTAGCAGATGCAATGGTTCAAAAGCCAACTTTTTTCTCTCTTTGGATTGGAAATAATGACGTGTTGTCGTATGCAACAAATGGTGGAACCAACTCGCAAACTACAGGGGGAGTTACTACATATACTGCAGCAACAGTTCAGAACGGTAATACCAATCCGGCTACATACAGATCAAACGATATTTCGGATGCTAATGTGGTAGCAGGCTCTATAAAAGGTGTTCTTGATGGGTTGAAAAGTGTAGGATCTACAAAAGGTATTATTGCAAATATTCCTGATGTTACCAATATCCCGTTTTTTACAAGAGTTCCTTATAATGCTATACCTTTAGACGCAGCAAAGGCACAGTCTTTAAATACTCAGCTTTATGGACCTTTAAAAGCAGCGCTTACTGCATTTGGACAAGGTGATAGAATTAATCCTGTTGTAGCAGGAAATAATCCGGTGCTTATTATTGATAACAAATTAGCTAATCTTTCGGCACAGCTTACCGCTGCACTTACTGCAGGTGGGGTTCCGGCATCTCAGGCAGCATTTATAGGAAACGCTTTCGGAAGAGCACGTCAGGCAAAACCTGGAGAATTAATGCTTCTTACCTCAAGTTCGTTGTTAGGTTTGGATGCAACAACAAATCAAGCTGCTACACCATCTTCTGTATTTATTTACGGAGCAAGTTTCCCAATAGGAGATCAGTATTCATTAACGACAGATGAAGTGAAAAATATTTCTACTGCTGTTAAAGCTTACAATACATCTATCAGAGCTATGGCAGATTCGTATGGTTTAGCTTTTGTGGATATGAATGCAAAAATGACTGAATTAAATTCTAAATCAGGAATTTCTTGGAATGGCGTAAGATATACAGCTACTTTTGTTACTGGTGGTACCTTCTCTTTAGATGGAGTTCACCTTACAGGAAGAGGGTATGCAGTCGTTGCGAATGAATTTATTAAGTCAATTAATAAAAAGTATAATTCTACTTTACCCCAGGTAGATCCTAATAAATACTCAGGAGTTACATTTCCTTAA
- a CDS encoding penicillin-binding protein 1A, which yields MEENKQNTGNKGKTFPLPPKKGAKNSAWKRWVKFIWIGLIAVILGISGLFFAVSQGFLGEMPDVKELENPDIYVASQIYSSDGVLLGKFEKEKTQPIQYKDLPPYLIYALQAKEDERFKEHSGIDLKSILRAVRYGGDRGGGSTITQQLAKLLFTKEPSKNPVKRAIQKLKEWVVAVSLEKRYTKEEIITLYFNKFDFTYNANGVEMASKIYFNKTTSQLTLPEAAVFVSMLEAPIANNPLRNPDRAKRRRDVVLSQMLETGYVDQATYDKAVATPITTDYRPIKNITDDYSAYYKFYLKKEIDNYLTDYEKETGKKLNLFKDGLKIYVTLDSKMQKYAEESIKEHLTDLQKRFDAEQRGRKNRPFYYLNDQQANKIMMQAVKRTGRYKQLNRAGVSEDSILMEFRKPIKMSRFTWAGEEEVEMSPWDSIRWHKQIAQAGLMSMVPGTGEIKAWVGGIDWQHFQYDHIKQGKRQVGSTFKPFVYATAIMKLGLTPCSTISNASFNKGSYHVPGRGGMLTLKDALAHSQNPVALRLAEMTGTQSVIQTARDLGVTEEISTSLPMALGASDITIYEMLGAYSTFANYGNYNKPEMIWRIEDVNGRVIKEVISEPKEVMNPNYAYTMIELMKGVAQYGTASGELGRRGVSKNIEIAAKTGTTQNNSDGWFMGITPKLATGAWVGWEDRATHFFGTGEGQGAKMALPIWAIFMKKVWADKSLKISPDDKFVKPLDWKDGCSNLQGLSGGYGDDGGLQTIDDLKNPRPADTGPKNNSGKKEENVNEHLNTSEDIDFNK from the coding sequence ATGGAAGAAAACAAACAAAATACAGGAAATAAGGGAAAGACTTTCCCGCTTCCTCCTAAAAAAGGCGCTAAAAATTCTGCCTGGAAAAGATGGGTAAAATTCATCTGGATTGGGCTTATTGCAGTAATTTTAGGTATTTCAGGACTTTTCTTTGCAGTTTCCCAAGGTTTTCTTGGTGAAATGCCCGATGTAAAAGAGCTTGAAAATCCCGATATTTATGTTGCATCCCAAATTTATTCATCAGACGGAGTTCTTTTAGGTAAATTTGAGAAAGAAAAAACGCAGCCAATTCAGTACAAAGATTTGCCTCCGTATCTTATTTATGCACTTCAGGCAAAAGAAGATGAGCGTTTTAAAGAACACTCCGGGATTGATTTAAAATCAATTTTGAGAGCAGTACGATATGGTGGTGACCGAGGTGGAGGTTCTACGATTACGCAACAGCTGGCCAAACTTTTATTTACAAAAGAGCCTTCAAAAAACCCTGTAAAAAGAGCAATTCAAAAGCTTAAAGAATGGGTGGTTGCCGTAAGTTTGGAAAAGAGATATACCAAAGAGGAAATTATCACTTTATATTTCAACAAGTTTGATTTCACATACAACGCAAACGGTGTTGAGATGGCGTCTAAAATTTATTTTAATAAAACAACGTCACAACTTACGCTTCCGGAAGCAGCAGTATTTGTATCAATGCTTGAAGCCCCGATTGCAAATAATCCGTTAAGAAATCCTGACCGTGCAAAAAGAAGAAGAGATGTTGTACTATCTCAAATGCTTGAAACCGGTTATGTAGATCAGGCAACGTACGACAAAGCTGTAGCAACGCCGATTACTACAGATTATCGTCCTATAAAAAATATCACAGATGATTATTCAGCCTATTATAAATTCTATTTAAAAAAGGAAATCGATAATTATTTAACTGATTACGAAAAAGAAACCGGTAAAAAATTAAATCTATTTAAAGACGGATTAAAAATATATGTTACGCTTGATTCAAAAATGCAGAAATATGCCGAAGAGTCTATCAAAGAACATTTAACTGATCTTCAAAAAAGATTTGATGCAGAGCAGAGAGGCAGAAAAAACAGACCGTTTTACTACCTCAATGATCAGCAAGCAAATAAAATAATGATGCAGGCGGTAAAAAGAACCGGTCGTTACAAGCAACTGAACAGAGCCGGAGTTTCTGAAGATTCAATACTAATGGAATTCCGCAAGCCTATAAAAATGTCAAGATTTACCTGGGCTGGTGAAGAAGAGGTTGAAATGAGCCCTTGGGATTCTATAAGATGGCACAAACAAATTGCACAGGCAGGTTTGATGTCTATGGTTCCCGGAACTGGAGAGATTAAAGCCTGGGTTGGAGGAATCGACTGGCAGCATTTCCAGTACGATCACATCAAACAAGGAAAAAGACAGGTAGGATCTACTTTTAAACCTTTCGTTTACGCAACTGCGATTATGAAATTAGGTTTAACCCCATGTTCGACTATATCAAATGCCAGTTTCAACAAAGGAAGCTATCACGTACCGGGAAGAGGTGGAATGTTAACATTAAAAGATGCTTTAGCACACTCCCAAAACCCTGTCGCATTAAGATTAGCTGAAATGACAGGAACGCAAAGTGTAATTCAGACTGCCAGAGATTTAGGGGTAACTGAAGAAATTTCTACAAGTTTACCGATGGCTTTAGGGGCTTCTGATATTACAATTTATGAAATGCTTGGAGCTTATAGTACATTTGCCAATTACGGAAATTACAACAAACCGGAGATGATCTGGAGAATTGAAGACGTAAACGGAAGAGTGATAAAAGAAGTAATCTCAGAACCGAAAGAAGTGATGAATCCTAATTATGCTTACACCATGATCGAATTGATGAAAGGTGTTGCTCAATATGGTACCGCTTCAGGAGAATTAGGAAGACGAGGAGTCTCTAAAAACATTGAAATTGCTGCTAAAACAGGAACGACTCAGAATAACTCAGACGGTTGGTTTATGGGGATCACTCCAAAACTGGCAACCGGAGCTTGGGTTGGCTGGGAAGACAGAGCAACCCACTTCTTTGGAACAGGAGAAGGTCAGGGAGCAAAAATGGCATTACCAATCTGGGCAATATTTATGAAAAAAGTATGGGCCGATAAAAGCTTAAAAATATCACCAGACGATAAATTTGTAAAACCTCTTGATTGGAAAGACGGATGCTCAAACCTTCAGGGGCTAAGTGGAGGATACGGTGACGATGGAGGATTACAAACCATCGACGACCTAAAAAACCCACGCCCTGCAGACACAGGACCGAAAAATAACTCTGGTAAAAAAGAAGAAAATGTAAATGAACATTTGAACACCAGTGAAGATATAGATTTTAATAAATAA
- a CDS encoding OmpP1/FadL family transporter, with translation MKKILISTALLAGVLSYAGGFRVSLQGVKQLAMAHTSAHADDASVAFFNPAGMSFIPSKLSIVAGGFGASNKVTFQNLNTLQSTETDNPLGTPIYAAIAYKPIDKLSIGFSFSTPFGSTIQYPYDWEGREMVQKLELKSYYFQPMVSVKMADWLSFGASYIYARGSVNWDKAVTQFGGTVNINDEKASGHGYGFGFYFRPDPKLDVSIAYRSPVDMKAKKGTATFVAPAQTTVNTLLGLNAAGQDGFTATLPLVEEYTIGLTYRVTPKWLISADFNYHGWERYSKLTLDFANAPIGNQTDPTILVAPKNFRNSKTVRLGTQYAFTNMIYGRLGAYYDESPYSDDNFIPETPSFDSFVLTGGLGFKLNKFGVDVAGGYAMPQSRDVKNNYLGFYGQAKAKAFYFGLGLSYNAF, from the coding sequence ATGAAAAAAATATTAATATCAACTGCTTTATTGGCTGGGGTTTTATCTTATGCGGGAGGCTTTAGAGTTTCTTTGCAAGGGGTTAAACAGTTGGCAATGGCACACACGAGTGCTCATGCTGACGATGCGAGTGTTGCATTCTTTAATCCGGCAGGTATGTCATTCATTCCTTCTAAACTAAGTATTGTAGCTGGAGGTTTTGGAGCAAGTAATAAAGTTACTTTTCAAAATTTAAATACTTTACAAAGTACTGAGACCGATAATCCGCTGGGTACACCGATTTATGCTGCAATAGCGTATAAGCCTATTGATAAACTATCGATTGGTTTCAGTTTTTCTACGCCTTTTGGCAGTACCATTCAGTATCCTTACGATTGGGAAGGAAGAGAAATGGTACAGAAGCTGGAGCTGAAAAGTTATTATTTCCAGCCTATGGTTTCCGTGAAAATGGCCGATTGGCTTTCTTTTGGGGCAAGTTATATCTACGCCAGAGGATCGGTAAACTGGGATAAGGCAGTTACTCAATTTGGAGGAACAGTTAATATTAATGATGAGAAAGCAAGTGGTCATGGTTATGGTTTCGGTTTTTATTTCAGACCCGATCCAAAATTGGATGTAAGTATCGCATACCGTTCGCCTGTTGATATGAAAGCTAAAAAAGGAACAGCTACGTTCGTGGCTCCTGCACAGACTACAGTAAATACTCTTTTAGGACTGAACGCTGCAGGACAAGATGGTTTTACAGCAACTTTGCCACTTGTAGAAGAATATACAATTGGTCTTACATATAGAGTTACACCAAAATGGTTAATTTCTGCGGATTTCAACTATCACGGTTGGGAAAGATACAGCAAGTTGACTTTAGATTTTGCTAATGCTCCAATTGGAAATCAGACAGATCCTACAATATTAGTAGCACCAAAGAATTTTAGAAATTCAAAAACTGTAAGATTGGGAACTCAATATGCATTCACGAACATGATTTATGGTCGTTTAGGCGCTTATTATGATGAATCTCCTTACTCTGACGACAATTTCATTCCTGAAACACCATCTTTTGATTCTTTTGTGTTAACAGGAGGTTTAGGATTTAAGCTTAATAAATTCGGAGTTGACGTTGCCGGTGGTTATGCAATGCCACAAAGCAGAGATGTGAAAAATAATTACTTAGGTTTCTATGGTCAGGCAAAGGCTAAAGCATTCTATTTTGGTCTAGGTTTATCTTATAATGCTTTTTAA
- a CDS encoding gliding motility lipoprotein GldH, with product MHKISGLFLLIFLVSCNAPEDDVIMNNVDNKWNKRTEQKFNLEISDPQNPKNLIFVVRNNNEYPYSNIRFIVNLTNPKTKAKQTDTLNYILAKPNGEWLGTGFGETKETLFQYKLNYKFPEKGNYEIAVAQAMRNDNLPGIEDLGIKVETAKP from the coding sequence ATGCATAAAATTTCAGGACTTTTTCTCCTTATTTTCTTGGTAAGCTGCAATGCTCCCGAAGACGACGTTATTATGAATAACGTTGATAATAAATGGAATAAGAGGACCGAACAAAAATTTAATCTTGAAATTTCGGATCCGCAAAATCCTAAAAATCTTATATTTGTTGTAAGGAATAATAATGAATATCCTTACAGTAATATAAGATTCATTGTTAACCTTACCAATCCTAAAACCAAAGCCAAGCAAACGGATACTTTAAATTATATTTTGGCAAAACCGAACGGCGAGTGGCTGGGAACAGGATTTGGAGAGACGAAAGAAACTTTGTTTCAGTATAAATTGAATTATAAATTCCCGGAAAAAGGCAATTATGAAATTGCCGTTGCTCAGGCAATGAGAAACGATAATCTTCCGGGGATTGAAGACTTAGGTATAAAAGTAGAAACGGCTAAACCGTAA
- a CDS encoding ribose-phosphate pyrophosphokinase, giving the protein MADQLSYLFSTRTSKDLAEKIAQYYGKELGKINFQEFSDGEFEPVLDESVRGGRVFLIGSTFPPADNLLELLLMIDAAKRASAKSITVVLPYFGLARQDRKDKPRAPIGAKLVANLLTAAGATRVMTMDLHADQIQGFFEIPVDHLYASTIFVDYIKNLKLDNLTIASPDMGGAKRAKNYAGHLGADVVIAYKERKKANVVEEMFLIGDVEGKNVILIDDMIDTAGTLCKAADILMEKGAKSVRAMATHGVLSGKAYDNIENSQLLEVIVTDSIPVKNGLSSKIKVLSCAPLFADVMKMVHEHQSISSKFVI; this is encoded by the coding sequence ATGGCCGATCAGTTAAGTTATCTATTTTCTACAAGAACGAGTAAAGATCTTGCAGAAAAAATTGCCCAGTATTATGGGAAAGAATTAGGAAAAATCAACTTTCAGGAGTTCAGCGACGGAGAATTTGAACCTGTTTTAGACGAATCTGTAAGAGGAGGAAGAGTTTTCCTAATCGGATCTACGTTTCCGCCGGCAGACAATCTTTTAGAATTGCTTCTAATGATTGATGCAGCAAAAAGAGCTTCTGCAAAAAGTATTACCGTGGTGCTACCGTACTTCGGGCTTGCAAGACAAGACAGAAAAGACAAGCCAAGAGCGCCAATCGGTGCCAAATTGGTGGCGAATCTTTTAACTGCTGCAGGTGCAACTAGAGTAATGACAATGGATTTGCATGCAGATCAGATTCAAGGATTCTTCGAAATTCCTGTAGATCATTTGTATGCGTCTACCATCTTTGTAGATTATATCAAAAATCTTAAGCTTGATAATCTTACGATTGCTTCTCCGGATATGGGAGGTGCAAAAAGAGCAAAAAACTATGCAGGTCACCTTGGTGCAGATGTAGTAATAGCTTATAAAGAAAGAAAAAAAGCAAACGTAGTAGAAGAAATGTTCCTTATCGGGGATGTAGAAGGTAAGAATGTTATCCTTATTGATGACATGATCGATACAGCAGGAACACTTTGCAAAGCTGCAGATATCTTAATGGAAAAAGGAGCAAAATCTGTAAGAGCAATGGCTACTCACGGAGTACTTTCAGGAAAGGCTTATGACAATATTGAGAACTCGCAATTGCTGGAAGTAATTGTAACTGACTCAATTCCTGTAAAAAATGGCTTGTCATCTAAAATAAAAGTACTATCTTGCGCCCCATTATTTGCTGATGTTATGAAGATGGTGCACGAGCACCAGTCGATTAGCAGTAAGTTTGTTATCTAG
- a CDS encoding aminotransferase class V-fold PLP-dependent enzyme, with the protein MFDIQEIRSQFSILNQEVNGKPLVYLDNAATSQKPNSVLEVWDQYYKELNANVHRGIHTLSQLATEEMELSRRKIQKFINAKNDFEVIFTKGTTEGINLIAYILTQKLKKDDEIIISYLEHHSNIVPWQLLCERTGAKLRVIPIDENGILQLDYLDEFLSEKTKVVSVNQVSNALGIVNPVEEIIAKTRANSDAYIVIDGAQSAPHFTIDVQKLDCDFFVFSGHKMYAPMGTGVLYGKQEILEDLPPFHGGGEMIAVCSFDATTYAGLPFKYEAGTPNVGGNIALGAAVDFIKKVGQENIQNHENALLDYAQRQLLEVEGLKVYGEKAHRTGVVSFNLEGIGISSDVGMILDKMGVAVRTGHHCTQPIMDFFNIAGTVRASFAVYNTFQEIDLLVEGVKKAQRMLS; encoded by the coding sequence ATGTTTGACATTCAGGAAATCAGAAGTCAGTTTTCTATATTAAATCAGGAAGTGAACGGTAAGCCATTGGTTTATTTAGATAATGCAGCTACATCTCAGAAACCCAATTCAGTACTTGAAGTTTGGGATCAGTATTATAAAGAACTCAATGCTAATGTACACCGTGGAATCCATACATTGAGCCAATTGGCAACCGAAGAAATGGAGCTTTCAAGAAGAAAAATCCAGAAATTCATCAATGCCAAAAATGATTTTGAAGTGATCTTCACAAAAGGTACAACCGAAGGAATAAATCTTATCGCTTATATTTTAACTCAAAAATTAAAGAAAGACGACGAGATTATTATTTCATATCTCGAGCATCATTCGAATATCGTTCCGTGGCAATTGCTGTGTGAAAGAACAGGCGCAAAACTTCGCGTAATCCCAATCGATGAAAACGGAATTTTGCAACTTGATTATTTAGACGAATTTCTAAGTGAAAAGACAAAAGTAGTATCTGTTAATCAGGTTTCCAATGCTTTGGGAATTGTAAATCCGGTTGAAGAAATTATTGCTAAAACAAGAGCCAATTCAGATGCTTATATTGTCATAGACGGTGCCCAGTCGGCTCCTCATTTTACGATTGATGTTCAAAAGTTAGACTGCGATTTCTTTGTATTTTCAGGGCATAAAATGTATGCTCCGATGGGAACTGGAGTTCTATATGGAAAACAGGAAATTCTTGAAGATTTGCCGCCTTTCCACGGCGGAGGTGAAATGATTGCAGTATGCTCGTTTGATGCAACAACGTATGCGGGTTTACCTTTTAAATATGAAGCCGGAACACCAAATGTAGGAGGAAATATTGCTTTGGGAGCTGCCGTTGATTTCATTAAAAAAGTAGGTCAGGAAAATATTCAGAATCATGAAAATGCTTTGCTGGATTATGCACAAAGACAGCTTTTGGAAGTCGAAGGTTTAAAAGTATATGGTGAAAAAGCGCACAGAACGGGCGTAGTTTCTTTTAATCTTGAAGGGATTGGTATTTCCTCAGATGTTGGGATGATTCTCGATAAAATGGGAGTTGCCGTAAGAACCGGCCATCATTGTACGCAACCGATTATGGATTTCTTTAATATCGCCGGAACGGTGAGAGCGAGCTTTGCCGTTTACAATACATTTCAGGAAATTGATTTATTGGTAGAAGGTGTGAAAAAAGCACAAAGGATGCTTTCTTAA
- a CDS encoding PSP1 domain-containing protein — MSCGCKTSGDSAHSCGTKSANGCESVNTCGNSYKLSVFDWLSNVQNPASNRCDFVEVRFKNDRKLFYKNVNNIPLHIGSVVTVESSPGHDVGVVSLTGELVKIQMKKKRASEENPLKIYRLANQKDIEVWQEARKKEENVKIEARKISHRLGLEMKITDVEYQGDSSKVTFYYTADNRVDFRMLIKEFAGAFRTKIDMKQIGFRQEAAKVGGIGSCGRELCCSTWLTDFRSVNTNVARYQQLSINPQKLAGQCGKLKCCLNYELDSYLDALSHFPSSSTMIDTEKGRAFCIKIDVFKKKMWFAYVDSSMAWYDFDVDLVKKMISQNKRGEKTLPLEDLKQPEISVKTVDLIQENSVDRFEKKNRGFNKNRNQGNQNQNRPNNNQNQGPRKPRPENNTEKPQDRADKGERTERPERQQRPEKSQKPTQNNSQRPQKPQQQKPQTEKPVAVNNDVEKKPENQQPKKKFKKKFPPKKDNNA, encoded by the coding sequence ATGAGTTGTGGATGTAAAACATCCGGCGATTCTGCACATTCTTGCGGAACAAAATCTGCGAATGGCTGTGAAAGTGTAAATACCTGCGGTAATAGTTATAAATTAAGTGTTTTCGATTGGCTGTCTAACGTACAAAACCCTGCATCAAACAGGTGTGATTTTGTAGAAGTTAGATTTAAAAATGACAGAAAATTATTTTATAAAAATGTAAATAATATTCCTTTACATATAGGTAGCGTTGTAACAGTAGAATCTAGTCCGGGACATGATGTAGGCGTAGTAAGCCTCACAGGTGAACTAGTGAAAATTCAGATGAAGAAAAAAAGAGCTTCAGAAGAAAACCCGCTAAAAATATATAGGCTAGCCAACCAAAAAGACATTGAAGTTTGGCAGGAAGCCCGAAAAAAAGAAGAAAATGTAAAAATAGAAGCCAGAAAAATATCTCACAGATTAGGTCTTGAAATGAAGATTACTGATGTGGAATACCAAGGCGACTCTTCTAAAGTAACATTCTATTACACCGCCGACAACCGTGTGGATTTCAGAATGTTGATTAAAGAATTTGCAGGAGCTTTCCGTACAAAAATCGATATGAAACAAATCGGTTTCAGACAGGAAGCTGCAAAAGTAGGCGGAATTGGATCTTGTGGAAGAGAATTATGCTGCTCAACCTGGTTAACAGATTTCAGATCGGTAAATACCAATGTGGCAAGATATCAGCAATTGAGCATCAACCCTCAAAAACTGGCGGGGCAATGTGGTAAACTTAAATGTTGTCTAAACTATGAATTAGACAGTTATCTTGATGCATTAAGCCACTTCCCTTCTTCTTCAACCATGATTGATACCGAAAAAGGAAGAGCTTTCTGTATAAAAATTGATGTTTTCAAAAAGAAAATGTGGTTTGCATACGTCGACAGTTCAATGGCGTGGTATGATTTCGATGTAGATTTGGTAAAAAAAATGATTTCACAAAACAAAAGAGGTGAAAAAACGTTACCTCTTGAAGATTTGAAACAGCCTGAAATTTCTGTAAAAACAGTAGATTTAATTCAGGAAAACAGTGTAGATCGTTTTGAAAAGAAGAACAGAGGTTTCAACAAAAACAGAAACCAGGGAAATCAGAATCAAAACAGACCAAACAACAATCAAAATCAGGGACCTAGAAAGCCCAGACCGGAAAACAATACCGAAAAACCACAGGACAGAGCTGATAAAGGCGAAAGAACAGAAAGACCTGAACGCCAGCAAAGACCTGAAAAAAGCCAGAAGCCTACACAAAATAATAGTCAAAGGCCTCAAAAACCGCAGCAGCAGAAACCACAAACGGAAAAACCTGTCGCAGTAAATAATGATGTTGAAAAAAAACCAGAAAATCAACAACCCAAAAAGAAGTTTAAAAAGAAATTTCCTCCAAAAAAAGATAATAATGCATAA
- a CDS encoding 50S ribosomal protein L25/general stress protein Ctc gives MKSITIQGTKRESVGKKSTKALRDAELVPCVVYGGGEPLNFSATEKAFKGLVYTPEAHTVSIEVDGQVIPAVLQDIQFHPITDRIIHADFYRLSDDKPVVMEVPVRITGRSKGVVAGGVLRQSFRKLKVKAIPANLPDEIVVDITSLKIGNKLYVGTIKTEGYSFVHPDNAVVVAVKMSRNAAKGGAMADDDDEEEVATEGGEAPATEEAAAE, from the coding sequence ATGAAATCAATTACAATTCAAGGTACAAAAAGAGAAAGCGTGGGCAAAAAGTCGACAAAAGCTTTACGTGATGCTGAATTAGTTCCTTGTGTTGTTTACGGAGGTGGTGAGCCATTGAATTTCTCTGCTACAGAGAAAGCATTCAAAGGTTTGGTATATACTCCTGAAGCACACACGGTATCTATTGAAGTTGACGGACAGGTAATTCCTGCAGTTCTTCAGGATATTCAGTTCCACCCAATTACAGACAGAATTATTCACGCAGACTTCTACAGATTATCTGACGATAAGCCAGTTGTTATGGAAGTTCCTGTAAGAATTACTGGTCGTTCTAAAGGTGTTGTAGCTGGTGGTGTTTTACGTCAGTCTTTCAGAAAATTGAAAGTAAAAGCTATTCCTGCAAACTTGCCAGATGAGATCGTAGTAGATATTACTTCTCTTAAAATTGGTAACAAGCTTTATGTTGGTACTATCAAAACTGAAGGTTACTCTTTTGTACATCCTGACAATGCAGTTGTTGTAGCTGTTAAAATGTCTAGAAATGCAGCTAAAGGAGGTGCTATGGCAGATGATGACGATGAAGAAGAAGTTGCAACTGAAGGAGGAGAAGCTCCTGCAACTGAAGAAGCAGCAGCAGAATAA